The genomic DNA acccaaaaatgttttggtgcacccaatttttcaagctgggtgcaccagtgcacctaatcccaaaaatgaatttcgagccctgacatgtattgtacatattgtaacCTGTTACTGTTGCAATTTGAGGACTAACACTCAAGGCTATGTTAAGAAATTTTACTGCCACTGTTTACCaacatttttcttcaagacaataaaattaaaaaaaaaatgctaacagTGTTGCATTACGCTAACATCAATGAGGATGTACTTACCAGTGCCGGCTTCGTCTGGAGGTCTCATGTGCTGCTGTAGCATctaaaacacaaaaataaaacagtaaGCAATTGGTAATCTGATTACTATGTTCTTCCACATTTGACATATGAAACTTCCACAGCttctgtataactataagtctATACTCAATCTATATTTCATCTTCTGGACTCTATCTTGATAAATCTCCATAGTGTTGAATGTCAGATACAACTGACCTTGTACAAAGAGTTTTCGAGACTTATTTCCAAACTGCAAGAACGTGCTTGCATTGTCTACATTAGAAATGCCCGCAGTGTAAGTCTGTACATTTTCTATACATCATCTTCTGGACTTTCTATCTTAATATATCTTCACTGAGGTGAGTGATTTTCATGGTATTTGATTTCCAAATGtctaaaaaatatgtttttctttaCCAGGGCAACAAAAGAATGTCCTAATCAACTCATTAAGTGTAGATAATGGTACTTGTAAAAATGGGCTGTTCGCATTGAACACCACTTCAAGTTCAAAAGGAAGTTTCAAAATTGTGTTAGAATTTGATACGAAACCAAAAGTTGGAAATCACATTTTTACTGTTTTAagtcacaaaacaaaatcaggGTAACTGCTTTTTAAAGCAGTTTTAGTAGATGGTATAAAAATAAGCAAGCAGAGAAAAGGTCTACAACTGGCTAGTATGCAACCTGAATTAACAATTGTGTCCAACAGTAGCATCTGAAACTACTATTTGACTGGGAAATCTATTCAGTCACCTTAGAAAAGTTTTTCccctacagtcaaacctgtctacagcggtcactcaagggaccagGGATATGTGGTTACTATAGACAGGTGACCAGTATAGAGAAATTGCTGATCAATTggccacgagcaataagttacacatggtttcaGTACCCACTTATCTTTGCAATAGGCAGTGCACTGGTCGCAAgatgcagtgtttctgtatctacaggactggaaatcgtgtggccgtggccgcgttggacaggtggccgctatagactatttcttgcttaggtcaatggaaaagtccaagggaccaacaaaaagtgaccgcaatggtcAGTTGGTCGCTatacaaaggtggccgctaatacaggtttgactgtatatttttCGTCCCTGTCTCGCTGCCACTGGATACACAACTACATTTAAGGCCAACAGTAGCAACTGAGTATAAAAAGtgtaaaccaaaccaaaccaaaccaaagttGCAGGAATAGAACTCGTCACACATTCACCTGTACCTGTTGCTGTGCATGTAGGTTAGGGAAGCGAGCCTGTACTCCCTGTACATAGTCATCCCCTCGCTGTTGGAGCAGGAACTCACACCGCGGGAACCACTTGGCGTGCTCCGTCCACGGCTCGTCACCAGGCTCCCAGTTCCGCAGGCCGCCATCGCAGTAGAAACATTTCACGTTGTCCGCAACCACTGAAATATGAATAGGAAagtttatttaaaaaaacaaactgacCAAATTTTGACTAAAGAGAAATAAACATCCATGCATAGATGggaaatactgtacatgcagagGACgttgatgttgatttgattacagtaaatgcagaaattttaacggttttatgtttgcggttttcgcgttgccaattcaccgcaaacttaaaaccaacgtgaacatttttccatggcagtaagatgccaacgaaaagtccttttctgCTATTGTAAAATTAAATCCTTGCaggttaaatgcatttacagtataggaATTACATTAGTTTATCTCCttgaactccaaaactgatgcaagcatgcaGATACAAGAAGCCAAAAAAtcattatgaaatttaagtggtcaggaaggttgaatactagtatatgactgAACACATAGAGTATGGTAGTAATACCATACaatagattcttaatttttatccttttacattttcttctttgaccttggaattgatgttgacattcattctcaagtgatcaggaaggttaaacaaatgactaaacacactgaacaataaattctttttttcacacCTTGTTCTTGATTTGGGAATTTACTTCGGCATTCTGTTACATTAGTATCGTTTTCCGATGTTTcaatccacacacaaacaaaacctttttttaaacaaactgaTGCttgcgtggatgtcatccatataatcaaattaacatggcctaacctACAAGAAGCAACACTTACTTGTGTAGAAGAAGCCAGCCTTAGCCAGGTGCATGGGTGCCACAGCTGTGGAGGACGGCCACAGGTGAAAGGAGGACAGTCTGATCTGTTCGTCTGCCATCTGCGGATGTTTCGGTCTGGACGCTCGGTACGTTGGGACCTGCAGTCCTGGCTGGTGAATCCGTGCAGTCTGGTACAGGCCTGACGATTGGCTGGTTGGTTCCCTATTCGCGGGAGTGGACTGCGGAATGGATGGAGGGAGGTTGGGGTCTTCATCCTCGATCGGGATGTTACCGACGTTGAAGTTGAGGACAAAAGGACAGGAGGAAAAATGGCGGCGATGTTCGTTCATGGCGCGGTCGCCTGCCTCCCAGTTGCGGAGGATTCCCTGGCAGCAGAAGCACTGCACGCGGTCGTCAGATCCCGTGTAGAAGAACCCGGCCTTGGCGAGTTCCCGCGGTTGGAGGGGCGCCCAGGCGGGCCACGTGACGTAGGAGTCCACGCGTCGCTGCTCGCTCTTGTACTGGTGTCTCGGGTCGATGTCTCTCTCGTGTGGCGTGCCAGGCCCCGGGTCGGGAATGTCGTAGGAATTCGGCAGGACGTTGTTCTGAAGGGTAAGATTTGGAGGGCGACTAGAGGTCAACATAGAGTCAGGACTGTCCCCACCTCGAGGAGGGTTATTGTTGTCAGGTCTGCCAAGATTAGTCGTATTTGATGAAGGCTGACGGTAGCTGTTATCGTTGTTGTCGTTTATGTCAGCCTCTTTACTTCTCAGTTTTTCCCGTTGTGCGGGAGAGAGAAAATCGGCGTAGTCCCTTCCCGCCGTTGGTGCTGCTGCCGCGGCCGCTTGTGGAACGGGCGCCGGAAACATCCCCGGCGGTAGCAGTGGCTTGTTTCTGTTCTCGCGACCGTTCACAAAGTCACAGTGAGGGTACAGTCTCTCGTGTTCGCCCATGGCTGTGTCACCATACTCCCATCCCTCCACTCCGCCACCACAGGAGAAACATATCACGCGGTCCCCAGTACCGCTGTAGTAGAACCCGGCTCGGGCCATCCTGGTGGCGCTGACGGGCACGGAATCGGGGAAGTGGCGGAAGCTGGAGAGACGGATCGCCTCTTGTGTGTAGTCCAGCGCTCGTGCCATTTCTGGTGCCATGGCGGCTGTAGTCCCTCTGGTTGTACATGTTTCAACTGTTTGACCTGCCAAATGACAACAAGCAAAGAAGGATTCATATATTAAGATTGAATCTAAGATGAACTTCAAGGTCAAATATCTATTGAACCATACAGTTTATGATAGCAATAAGTATACAGTTATGATTATGAGTAATAATGGAAAGATGCTCAAACAAATCATTATTTTggtcggtagcttgaggaatgaattTACTTTACTATATGAAACCATAATTAATTTGGATTTTGGAAAAAGACCAAAAATTTCCTGGGTATGGGACTCGTTGCAATAGATGTACTGcaatttgtcacatttctgGAAGAATTAAGCCATGTTAAGAAGCCTTGAATGATTTTGAGTCTCGAAAGAGCTGCCAGAATAAAGTCTGTAAGtttgaataaacaaacactGAATCACTAGTTTAAGGGAATATCTCCTCATGACAAGTGTAAAGGGTCTCATTGTGCTGCAAATGATGACCCCTTTTTCACTGACAAAAGCTGAGCTATTTTCATGCAAATGCATGAATAAGATCTATCATTGAGAGTCTGTTATAGGGTTGCATACAGCAACTGTGTGCCTCACATTTGCACATCTGCGTAACGTCTATTTTGGCACAGTAAGGTCAGATGGAGGGTGACGCAACCATCCTTTCAATCATGTTTCGGATACATCATGGGCCATTTAAAGCAGCATGAGTCAATATAACCCCATACGTGTAACAAGCTAGAAAAATACTAAGCTCGGAATGctgaaaagtgttaaaaaaatgttaagaaacATCATGCTAAACTTGAAATACCTATACATGCTTTTATACACTTGATGGAGATATTATTACAATTACATCTGTGCATTGTGACTGCACGCACTTGAGGTCAAAATTGGGGCACCAATTTCCCAATGTGATAATGACATGCCATATGCCTGGGACAGTGTCGCAGTTGCTATTAGTATGTCTATGTTTGGGCCAAGCAAACCAGCCCAATGCCCTCTGTAAGATTCCTGTACAATTCTGGGTTTCCATGAATGTTGTCTAgaaggaaaaatagaaatgctccATGAAAATTGAAACTGCAGGCAATGATCCTACGTCTTTCCTTGCATCTGGCAACATTAACAATTCCTGGCTTTGGACCTAACATAACATTATCACACAGATACAAAAGAGGACAGCGAATGACAATTTAAAAGATGCTTACCAGCTGGGAGAGGTCGAGGGGGTGCCATTGATATTACGCCATCCGTGGCCAGCAGAGAACTGTCGAACGCCACAGTTCCGCCCGCCATGTTGCCTTCATTAGAATTTGGGTCACGTGTGTTGCATCCAATTGTTGGCCAAGATTTTGGGCCTGTTTGACTTTGAACATAGTTGCTTTGAGAGATGCCAGTTGGTGCGCAGTCAGGACCAACATTTGGGTCCAATCCATTGTTTGCTGCCATTTTCTCTAACTTAATATATTGCACTAAAGTTTTTGAGAAATA from Branchiostoma floridae strain S238N-H82 unplaced genomic scaffold, Bfl_VNyyK Sc7u5tJ_1497, whole genome shotgun sequence includes the following:
- the LOC118407898 gene encoding baculoviral IAP repeat-containing protein 3-like isoform X1, yielding MAANNGLDPNVGPDCAPTGISQSNYVQSQTGPKSWPTIGCNTRDPNSNEGNMAGGTVAFDSSLLATDGVISMAPPRPLPAGQTVETCTTRGTTAAMAPEMARALDYTQEAIRLSSFRHFPDSVPVSATRMARAGFYYSGTGDRVICFSCGGGVEGWEYGDTAMGEHERLYPHCDFVNGRENRNKPLLPPGMFPAPVPQAAAAAAPTAGRDYADFLSPAQREKLRSKEADINDNNDNSYRQPSSNTTNLGRPDNNNPPRGGDSPDSMLTSSRPPNLTLQNNVLPNSYDIPDPGPGTPHERDIDPRHQYKSEQRRVDSYVTWPAWAPLQPRELAKAGFFYTGSDDRVQCFCCQGILRNWEAGDRAMNEHRRHFSSCPFVLNFNVGNIPIEDEDPNLPPSIPQSTPANREPTSQSSGLYQTARIHQPGLQVPTYRASRPKHPQMADEQIRLSSFHLWPSSTAVAPMHLAKAGFFYTMVADNVKCFYCDGGLRNWEPGDEPWTEHAKWFPRCEFLLQQRGDDYVQGVQARFPNLHAQQQVQMLQQHMRPPDEAGTGRPAPRPQASQSTLAVEMQSQVVSGVLEMGFDPNIVRNAVQQRLREHGSGYTSAHELVVAVLDLEEEEERMEHSSQGGTGAGPEEGAAKKQKELEEPAATATSAAAGASGTEEPQPGTSASMEEPAAAAAGEEGNSFEQLKKELDKYKDERTCKICMDAEVNIVFIPCGHLAVCANCAASVRRCPICRASIRGTVRTYMS
- the LOC118407898 gene encoding baculoviral IAP repeat-containing protein 3-like isoform X2, whose protein sequence is MAANNGLDPNVGPDCAPTGISQSNYVQSQTGPKSWPTIGCNTRDPNSNEGNMAGGTVAFDSSLLATDGVISMAPPRPLPAGQTVETCTTRGTTAAMAPEMARALDYTQEAIRLSSFRHFPDSVPVSATRMARAGFYYSGTGDRVICFSCGGGVEGWEYGDTAMGEHERLYPHCDFVNGRENRNKPLLPPGMFPAPVPQAAAAAAPTAGRDYADFLSPAQREKLRSKEADINDNNDNSYRQPSSNTTNLGRPDNNNPPRGGDSPDSMLTSSRPPNLTLQNNVLPNSYDIPDPGPGTPHERDIDPRHQYKSEQRRVDSYVTWPAWAPLQPRELAKAGFFYTGSDDRVQCFCCQGILRNWEAGDRAMNEHRRHFSSCPFVLNFNVGNIPIEDEDPNLPPSIPQSTPANREPTSQSSGLYQTARIHQPGLQVPTYRASRPKHPQMADEQIRLSSFHLWPSSTAVAPMHLAKAGFFYTMVADNVKCFYCDGGLRNWEPGDEPWTEHAKWFPRCEFLLQQRGDDYVQGVQARFPNLHAQQQMLQQHMRPPDEAGTGRPAPRPQASQSTLAVEMQSQVVSGVLEMGFDPNIVRNAVQQRLREHGSGYTSAHELVVAVLDLEEEEERMEHSSQGGTGAGPEEGAAKKQKELEEPAATATSAAAGASGTEEPQPGTSASMEEPAAAAAGEEGNSFEQLKKELDKYKDERTCKICMDAEVNIVFIPCGHLAVCANCAASVRRCPICRASIRGTVRTYMS